In the Vitis vinifera cultivar Pinot Noir 40024 chromosome 2, ASM3070453v1 genome, one interval contains:
- the LOC100262620 gene encoding GATA transcription factor 26, with the protein MGKHGPCYHCGVTNTPLWRNGPPEKPVLCNACGSRWRTKGTLENYTPLHARVDGDDAEDYRVSRVKSISINKNKEVKLLKRKQNQDNVVVNGVASDYSQGSRKAIDEDTSNRSSSGSAISNSESCAQFGSADASDLTGPSQSIVWDTMVPSRKRTCVNRPKPSSVEKLTKDLCTILHEQQSSYFSGSSEEDLLFESETPMVSVEIGHGSVLIRHPSAIGREEESEASSLSVDNKSYLVNEVYSRIGALPVNTNNKGINFPSPGLEKMKKPAGLGMQQEQTKRDKSQHEKLQILANHNSPLRSIDLKDVVNFEEFVGHLTNEEQLQLLKYLPSEDTAKLPDSLKSMFDSPQFKESLSFFQQLLGEGVFDISFPGVKAEDCKTLQRLALLNSEKSKWVEHYNLLKKCKNSTGVSVVAGEPKAIAASNFANAKRSRDAQNQNFSEARTTMKSPRRVIMKAVEKEHIDNEGSSFSPRSLFALPPDGGSLELDSFTFGDEISDHDLLLDVPSNNSFPQAELLHPGSGFGTQLQSTSSSSAYPHLLRP; encoded by the exons ACACCCCGCTTTGGCGCAATGGGCCTCCAGAGAAGCCAGTACTCTGCAATGCCTGTGGATCCCGATGGAGGACAAAAGGAACCCTTGAAAACTATACCCCTCTACATGCAAGGGTAGATGGTGATGATGCTGAGGACTACAGGGTTTCCAGAGTGAAGAGCATATCtattaacaaaaacaaagaagtgAAGCTGCTCAAGAGAAAGCAAAATCAAGATAATGTGGTGGTTAATGGTGTTGCCTCTGATTATAGCCAAGGTTCCCGGAAGGCTATAGATGAAGATACAAGTAACAGATCAAGTTCTGGGTCTGCCATATCTAACTCTGAGAGCTGTGCACAGTTTGGCAGTGCAGATGCAAGTGATTTGACAG GTCCTTCCCAATCCATTGTGTGGGATACAATGGTACCTTCAAGGAAGAGGACATGTGTGAATCGTCCAAAGCCATCTTCAGTCGAGAAGCTAACAAAGGATTTATGTACGATTTTGCATGAACAGCAATCTTCGTACTTCTCTGGATCGTCTGAAGAGGATTTGCTTTTTGAGAGTGAGACACCAATGGTCTCTGTTGAAATAGGACATGGAAGTGTTCTTATCAGGCATCCAAGTGCAATAGGTCGAGAAGAGGAATCTGAAGCTAGCTCTCTTTCAGTTGATAACAAATCATACCTGGTAAATGAGGTTTATTCACGCATTGGCGCCCTTCCTGTAAATACAAACAATAAGGGCATCAATTTTCCAAGTCCTGGGCTTGAAAAGATGAAGAAGCCTGCTGGACTGGGGATGCAACAAGAGCAAACAAAGAG GGACAAGTCTCAGCACGAAAAATTGCAAATCCTAGCAAATCATAATTCACCTCTGCGTTCCATAGATCTAAAA GATGTAGTTAACTTCGAGGAGTTTGTTGGACATTTGACAAATGAAGAGCAGCTGCAGTTACTGAAGTATCTACCTTCAGAGGATACTGCCAAACTTCCTGACAG TCTTAAAAGCATGTTCGACAGCCCTCAGTTCAAGGAAAGCCTTTCTTTCTTCCAGCAGCTGCTTGGGGAAGGGGTCTTTGATATCTCTTTCCCAGGGGTGAAAGCTGAAGACTGTAAGACTTTGCAGAGGCTTGCATTGTTGAATTCTGAAAAATCCAAATGGGTGGAACACTATAATTTACTTAAG AAATGTAAGAATAGTACTGGAGTGTCTGTAGTTGCGGGAGAACCTAAGGCCATTGCAGCAAGTAATTTTGCAAATGCCAAGAGATCTCGTGATgcccaaaatcaaaatttttcag AAGCAAGAACTACGATGAAGAGCCCCAGAAGGGTGATTATGAAGGCAGTAGAAAAGGAGCATATAGACAATGAAGGCTCTAGCTTCAGTCCTAGAAGTCTATTTGCCTTGCCTCCTGATGGTGGCTCTCTTGAGCTGGATTCATTCACCTTTGGTGATGAAATTTCTGATCATGATCTACTGCTGGATGTGCCATCCAACAACTCATTCCCACAGGCAGAGCTCCTTCATCCAGGTTCGGGCTTTGGCACCCAACTGCAAAGCACTAGTAGTAGCTCAGCATACCCACATCTTTTGCGTCCCTGA